The genomic DNA GGTGGCGGATGTGACGCCCGCGTTGCAGACGCAGGCGGACGCCCTGCGCGCGCAGTTACAGGAACTGGCCCTGCTGCAGTCCTTGCAGGAGACTGCCGCGGATACGCTGCGCGACGGATTGCAGGGGGCGCAGCAGGCGCGGGCGGCCCTGTCGGCGGCGGTGTCGGACCGCACCGACCTGCCGCAGCGCTATACCGAGGATTCGGTGCAGACGGCGTTGCTGCTGGCCAGCACCGACACGCTGGCGGCCTTTGCCGATGCGCTGTCGGGCAGCGTCGATGTGGCCGCGCCAGAGCTGGCGCCGCAGGGCGATCTGCCGCTGCCGGTGCGCGGGACCGTGCTGCGCGCCTTCAACGCACCCGATGCGGCAGGGATCGCGCGGCCCGGTGTCGTGATTGCCGCCCGGCCCCGGGCACTGGTGACGACGCCGGTCGCGGCGACGCTGCTGTTCCGCGGGCCGCTGCTGGATTACGGCAACGTGGTCATTCTGGAACCGGCGCAGGACGTGCTGTTCGTGATCGGCGGGCTGGCAGAGGTTTACGGCGAGGCGGGACAAGTCCTGCCCGCGGGTGCGCCGCTGGGGCTGCTGGGCGGGGATTCGCCCGACGTTGACGCGATTTTGACCGATCCGGCGCCCGGATCGGCTGTTGCGGCAACACAGACCCTTTATCTTGAAGTCAGAGACGGGCAAAGTCCCGTCAACCCAGGCACCTGGTTTGCGCTGGACTAGATAGGAACACGCATGAAGAAAATTCTGATGGCAGCCGCCGGCGGCACCGTGCTGGGCCTTGTGGCCACCACCCAATTCGCGGGCCCGCTGCTGGCGCAGACCGCCAGCAGCGAGTCGAGCGTTTACGAGCAGCTTGACCTGTTCGGCGATATCTTCGAGCGGATCCGGCAAGGCTATGTCGAGGACGTCGATGACAAGAAGCTGATCGAGGCTGCGATCAACGGGATGCTGACATCGCTGGATCCGCATTCGTCCTATCTGTCGGAAGACGACGCCAAGGACATGCAGGTCCAGACCAAGGGCGAATTCGGCGGTCTGGGGCTGGAGGTCACGCAGGAAGAAGGCTGGGTCAAGGTCGTGTCGCCCATCGACGGCACGCCCGCGGCTGCGGCCGGGATGATGGCCGGCGACTATATCACGGCCGTCGATGGCGAGAACGTGCTGGGTCTGACGCTGGACGAGGCGCTGAAGTTGCTGCGCGGGCCGGTCGGGTCAGAGGTCGTGGTGACCGTGGTGCGCGGCGACAAGCCGGAGCCTTTTGACGTGTCCATCGTGCGCGACACGATCAAGCTGACCGCCGTGCGGGCGCGCACCGAAGGCAAGGCCGTGGTGCTGCGTGTGACCACGTTCAACGCGCAGACATTCCCGAACCTTGAAGAGGGTCTGAAAAAGCAGATCGACGAGGCCGGTGGCGTCGCGAACGTCGACGGGATCGTGCTGGATCTGCGCAACAATCCGGGCGGTCTGCTGAATCAGGCGGTCTTCGTGTCGGATGCCTTCCTTGAGGGCGGCGAGATCGTGTCGACCCGGGGCCGCAACTCTGCCGAAAGCGACCGTTACAATGCAACCGCGGGCGATCTTGCGCAGGGTCTGCCGATGGTCGTGCTGATCAACGGCGGGTCGGCCTCTGCCTCTGAAATCGTGGCGGGTGCGTTGCAGGATCATCGCCGGGCCATCGTGGTCGGCACCAAATCCTTCGGCAAGGGGTCGGTGCAGACCGTCGTGCCGCTGCAGGGCAACGGCGCGATGCGCCTGACGACGGCGCGCTATTACACGCCGTCGGGCCGGTCGATCCAGAACCTTGGCATCTCTCCTGATATCATTGTCGAACAACCTGCCCCCCTGCCCGCCGATGCGACAGAGGAAGAGGATACATCGGCCAACAAGATGCGGTCTGAGGCCGATCTGCGCGGTACCCTGTCCAATGACAGCCTGACCGCAGACGAGATCAAGCAGATCGAGGACGACCGGGCGCGGGCCGAGGATGCGGCCAAGCTGCGGGACGAGGATTACCAGCTGGCCTATGCCATCGATATCCTCAAGGGCCTGCACGCGCTTGGGCCGCAGGTCGAGGTCGACGTGACCGTGACCGACGCGAATACGCCGGCGGACGGCGACACGGCGGCCCCTGCGAACAACTGATCCTTCGCAGCTTTGCGACAGACGCCCTGCCATCTGGCGGGGCGTTTTGCGTTTGGGGGGCTGGCGGTGAGTGGGACCGGGGTGGGGTCTGTTGGTGCGCGCAGCGTCAGGCGTCTGCCTTTGCCTCGTGACAGACCGCCTCGATCCGGTTGCCATCGGGGTCACGGACGAAGGCGGCGTAATAGGTGGCGGCATACGCCGGGCGAAGGCCGGGCGCGCCGTCGTCGGTGCCGCCGGCGTTCAGGGCGCTGGCATGAAACCGGTCGACGCTGGCCCGGTCGGGCGCACGGAACGCGACATGGGTGCCGTGGCGGGCCTGCCCGGTGTCCAGTTGCAGGCCGAAATCCTCGTCCCCGGCGCCATAGGTCAGCATCGTCGGATTTTCCCAGAGCAGGGGCAGGCCGAGGGGCGCCATGACGGCATCGTAGAACCGGCGCGCTGCCTTGAGGTCGGAGACACCCAAGGTGACGTGGTCATAGATCGACGGCATCGGGTCCTTCTCCTCAAGCCGAGTCGCGGGACCCGGATCGCCGCATTTTAATCGCGACTGACCGGACCGAGAAAGGGTGCGTCAGACGATGCGATGACCTGCGGCGGTGATCGCCTGTGCCAGTGCCGCGATATGGGCCGGGCCGACCTCGCAGCAGCCGCCGACGATGGTGGCGCCGGCGTCGATCCAGCGCATCGCGTGGGTGGCGTAGGACGCGGGCGACAGGTCGCGGGCGGTCAGGGAGGAGACGGTCGGCTTGTCTGCGAGGAAGTCTGCCGTGATCCGCTCGAACCCGTTGGCGTAGGCGCCGCAGGGCAGTGTGCCGCGGGATAGGATGGCGAGCGTGGCGTGGATCGCCTCTGGTGCAGAGCAGTTGACCAGCACGGCGGCGGCGCCTTCGTGCGCGATGGGCAGGATGCCACCCACGGGTTCGCCGGACCGCAGGCGGCGGCCGTCGCGGTCGTCGACGGTGATCGACAGCCAGACCGGCAGGCCAGTCTGTTTGGCGCCATCCAGCACCGCGCGGGCGTGGGCCAGCGAGGCCACGGTTTCGCAGATCAGCAGATCACAGGCGGATGCAAGCAACGTGGCAACCTCGGCGTAGAGCGGCGCGGCCCTGGCGTGGGGCGGGTGGACATCCGGACGGTAGCTTCCGATCAGCGGGCCGATGCTGCCGGCGATCCGGCCGGTGCCGTGGGCCGTGCGGGCGGCAGTCGCCTCGGCCAGGGCCAGCGCGTGGAGGTCGGCAAAGCGGCTTTCATTCTCGCCGGTCAGGCGGTCGCGGTGGATGGCGTAGGTGTTGGTCGTGGCGACGGTCGCGCCGGCGGCGAAGTAGTCGGCGTGGACCTGTTGCACGAGGCCGGGATGGTCGATCATCACCTGTGTCGACCACAGGTTTGTCGGCGTGTCACCGGCGCGGTGCACCAGTTCCTGCCCGAGGCCGCCGTCCAGAAGCGTGATATCGGTCAATGGATCGTCCCTTTCAAAGCGTCAGCCGCGGCCCGGTGTGTGGGCTGTCCCCAGTAGCACGCCATAGAGGATGAAGCACAGGGCCAGCAGGCGGCGGAACCAGACGTTGAACACGGCCCCCAGCGCCGCACGGCCCAGACCGGCACCGAGAGCTGTATAGGTGGTATAGCTGACGGCGGTCAGGGTCAGGGCAGTCGGCACGATCACCCCCATCTGCGCCAGGATCGGCACGTCGGGCTGCACGAATTGCGTGAAGGCCGCAAGGTAGCCCGCCACGGATTTCGGGTTGATCGTGGCGATCAGGAAACCGCGCAGATAGACGGAGCCTGCGGCGCGCGTATCCTCTGCCACGGGCGTGCCCGCGCGCATCCAGCCGCGGATGCCGGTCCAGATGAGGAAGGCGGCGCCGACCAGCTTGGCCACCGTAAAGGCCGCGGCCGAGGCCGTCAGCAGCGCCGTCACGCCCAGCGCCGACAGGGTCAGGAACAGGCAGGCCTGCGTCAGGATGCCCGCCACCCCCGGCAGCGCGCGCCAGAACCCCAGCGCCATGCCCGTCGTGATGCAGTTCACCGCGTTCGGCCCCGGCGTGGTGACGAAGACGATCCAGAACAGCGCGAAGACGGTCCAGGCGTGGAAATCCACTAGCGCGCCCGAGAGAAGGTCGCCGCCAGAATCGCTGTCAGGGCGTCCGCATCGGCTGACGTGAAGGCGTCGGGCTGGTTGCTGTCGATATCGAAGACGCCCAGCAGGGCGCCCTGTCCGTCAAAGACCGGCAGCACGATTTCCGACCGGGTGGACGAAGCGCAGGCGATGTGGCCCGGAAAGGCATCGACGTCCGGCACGAGCTGGACCTGACCGGTGCGGGCGGCAGCGCCGCAGACACCCCGGCTGAACGGGATGACAAGGCAGCCGTGACCGCCCTGGTAGGGGCCGATCTTCAACAGCTCTGGCGCGGTGACGCGGTAGAAGCCGGTCCAGTCGAAGCGGTCGTCGGCGTGATGCACCTCGCACGCGAGGGTCGCCATCAGGGCCACGGCATCGGTTTCGCCTTCGGTCAGGGCGGCGACGGTCTGCGTCAGCAGGGGATAATCGACATGTTTCATAGGTCATGACCTAGCGCCTTATTCGCGCCCGAAAAAGCCCCGAAAGCAGCGGCGGCCCGCCCACTTGCCGCCATTTTTGTGAGGCATCAATGTGGGGTAGCTGCAAAAGCTTCATCGGCACCGCGCTTTCGAAGCCCCCACCCAGTAGCGCGGTGCCGGACCCCGGCTTTTCCCAAATGTGTGATTGTCTTTCCCGGATGAATGACGGACGTTGCGTCCGGACAACAGGGAGAGGGTTGATGCGCGATTTTCAGATACCGGGCCGGTCGGCCACATTTGCCGAAAACGGCATGTGCGCCACGTCGCACCCGCTGGCCGCCAAGGTCGCGATCCAGATACTGGAGGCGGGCGGCAACGCCGTCGACGCCGCCATTGCCGGCGCCGTGCTGCTGGGCATCTGCGAGCCGCAGATGACGGGGATCGGGGGCGACTGCTTTGTCCTGATGACGCCGCCGGGGTCGGACAGGATTCACGCGCTGAACGGATCGGGCCGCGCGCCTGCCGCCTATTCCGCCGCCGATCTGCGGGCGAAAGGGCACACCGTCGTGCCGGTCAGCGATCCCGCTGCCGTGACCGTGCCGGGGGCGATCGACGCGTTCTGCACGCTGTCCAAGGACTGGGGCAAGCTGGGGCTGAAGGCGTCGCTGGCGCCCGCCATTCACTATGCCCGCGCCGGTGTGCCGGTCAGCCCGCGCGTGGCGTTTGACTGGGCGATGGACGAAGGCGTGCTGCAGGGGGCGGCGCGCGACCGGTTCATGCTGAACGGCCGCGTGCCGCAGCCCGGGCAAATGTTCCGCGCACCCGATCAGGCCGAGGTGCTGACCCGCATCGCCACCGAAGGCCGCGCCGGGTTCTATGAGGGCGAAGTGGCCGAGGATATGGTCGCGTCGCTGAACGCGATGGGCGGCGTGCATACGCTGGACGATTTCGCGCAGACGCAAAGCACATGGGGCGATCCGGTGCAGGGCGGCTACGGCGGGCTGGATCTGTACGAGCATCCGCCAAACGGTCAGGGCGCGACGGCGATCCTGATCCTGAACATCCTGTCGCAGTTCGATATTGCCAGCATGGACCCCTGGGGGGCGCAGCGCGTGCATATCGAGGCGGAGGCGACGAAGCTGGCCTATGACGCGCGCAACCGGTTCCTGTCGGACCCGGACCACATGACGCGGCTGGATCACATGCTGTCGATGGACACGGCCAAGGCGCTTGCCGCGCTGATCGACCCGGCCAAGGCTTTGCCCGGTCATCTGCCGGGCGCCGAGGCGGTGCACAAGGAGACGATCTATATCACCGTCGTCGACCGCGACCGGATGGCCGTGTCGCTGATCTATTCGATCTTTCACGGCTTCGGGTCGGGGATCGCGTCTGACAAGTTCGGGATCCTGTTCCAGAACCGCGGCGCGGGCTTCAGCCTGACCGAAGGGCATGCCAACGAAGGCGGCCCCGGCAAGCGGCCGATGCACACGATCATTCCGGGCATGTTGCAGAAGGGCGGCAAGACGATCATGCCGTTCGGCGTCATGGGCGGGGCGTATCAGTCCACCGGTCACGCGCGATTCGTGTCGAACGTCACCGACTTCGGGCTGGACCCGCAGGCGGCGATCGACGGGCCGCGCAGCTTTGCCGAGATGGGGCATGTCAAGCTGGAGCGCGGCTATGCCGACACGGTGCGGGCGGAATTGACCGACATGGGGCACGAGGTCGTGACGCCGGACACGGCAATCGGCGGCGCGCAGGCGATCCTGATGCGCGACGACGGCGTGCTGCAGGGCGGGTCCGATCCGCGCAAGGACGGCTGCGCGCTGGGCTACTAAGGCGACGGTCGCGCCGCGCGCACTTTTGCGTGATGGCGCGACCTTGGTCCGATGGATTCTGAAAAACGTCCTGTAGCCTGTCCGTGGACAGGAATCTTACAGGAGGCGAACATGGCACTTTTCAAGCGTTTCGGCACGGTTCTGGCGGGCACGGCCCTGATGGCAACGGCGGCCTTTGCGGCCAGCCACATGGACCCGGCCGCCGAGAAGGCCGTGAAGGCGCGGCAGTCGCACATGACGCTCTATTCCTTCAACATCGCCACGCTGGGCGGCATGGCGCAGGACAAGATGCCCTATGACGCCGAAGCCGCCGGACGGGCGGCCACGAACCTCGCAGCACTCGCGAGCATCGACCAGACCGGATATTGGGTCGAGGGCACCGATGCGGGCACGATCGAAGGCACCAAGGCCAAGGCCGAAATCTGGTCGAACATGGCCGATTTCGAAGAGCACGAGCAGACGCTGGCCACGGCGACGGCTGCACTGGCCGAGGTCGCCGGGACCGATCTGGACAGCCTGAAGGCGGCCTTTGGCGATGTGGGCAAGGCCTGCGGCTCTTGCCACGAAGATTACCGCGTCTCTGACAAATAGGATGCGGCGCGCGCTAAGCGGGCTGGCGCTGGCGGGTATCGTGGTGCTGATCGGCGGGGCTGTGGCGACACGGCCCCAGCCGCTGGCTGACGATGCGCTGATCGACCTGACGCCGGACGCGGGCCAGGGTGCCGTGATCTATGCGGCGGCAGGCTGTGCGTCGTGCCATGCCGCGGCGGATGGCCCGGCGAATGTGCTGTCGGGTGGCAAGGCGTTTGTCAGCGCCTTCGGCACCTTTCATGCGCCCAATATCAGTCAGGACGCAGATCAGGGCATCGGCGGCTGGTCTGATCTGCAGATCGCCAACGCGATCACGCAGGGTGTCGGCGCCGATGGCGCACATCTGTACCCGGCGTTTCCCTATACGGCTTATCACAAGGCAGAGCTGCAGGATGTGGTGGATCTGATCGCCCACCTGCGCACCCTGCCCGCCGATCCGACGCCCAGCCAGCCGCATGATCTGGGCTTTCCGTTCAACATCCGCGCGGGACTGGGCCTGTGGAAGGCGCTGTATCTGAAGGACGGTTGGGTGCTGGCAGAGGCGCCCTCGCCCGAAGTCACGCGGGGTCGCTATCTGGCCGAGGCGCTGGGCCATTGCGGCGAATGCCATACGCCGCGCGACGCGCTGGGCGGGCTGGACCGCGGCGCATGGCTGTCGGGCGCGCCAAATCCG from Loktanella sp. M215 includes the following:
- a CDS encoding murein hydrolase activator EnvC family protein: MRLVAILLALCIAGPLAAQSPGDAATQAAERLRAAKGQLEAAAGSRDRVAALTETVRAYEDGLVALRDGLRRVAIRQDTLQVQLDARQAEVSQLLGVLASIGKAPAPLLLLNPAGPLGTVRSGLLVADVTPALQTQADALRAQLQELALLQSLQETAADTLRDGLQGAQQARAALSAAVSDRTDLPQRYTEDSVQTALLLASTDTLAAFADALSGSVDVAAPELAPQGDLPLPVRGTVLRAFNAPDAAGIARPGVVIAARPRALVTTPVAATLLFRGPLLDYGNVVILEPAQDVLFVIGGLAEVYGEAGQVLPAGAPLGLLGGDSPDVDAILTDPAPGSAVAATQTLYLEVRDGQSPVNPGTWFALD
- a CDS encoding S41 family peptidase gives rise to the protein MKKILMAAAGGTVLGLVATTQFAGPLLAQTASSESSVYEQLDLFGDIFERIRQGYVEDVDDKKLIEAAINGMLTSLDPHSSYLSEDDAKDMQVQTKGEFGGLGLEVTQEEGWVKVVSPIDGTPAAAAGMMAGDYITAVDGENVLGLTLDEALKLLRGPVGSEVVVTVVRGDKPEPFDVSIVRDTIKLTAVRARTEGKAVVLRVTTFNAQTFPNLEEGLKKQIDEAGGVANVDGIVLDLRNNPGGLLNQAVFVSDAFLEGGEIVSTRGRNSAESDRYNATAGDLAQGLPMVVLINGGSASASEIVAGALQDHRRAIVVGTKSFGKGSVQTVVPLQGNGAMRLTTARYYTPSGRSIQNLGISPDIIVEQPAPLPADATEEEDTSANKMRSEADLRGTLSNDSLTADEIKQIEDDRARAEDAAKLRDEDYQLAYAIDILKGLHALGPQVEVDVTVTDANTPADGDTAAPANN
- a CDS encoding VOC family protein — translated: MPSIYDHVTLGVSDLKAARRFYDAVMAPLGLPLLWENPTMLTYGAGDEDFGLQLDTGQARHGTHVAFRAPDRASVDRFHASALNAGGTDDGAPGLRPAYAATYYAAFVRDPDGNRIEAVCHEAKADA
- a CDS encoding homocysteine S-methyltransferase family protein produces the protein MTDITLLDGGLGQELVHRAGDTPTNLWSTQVMIDHPGLVQQVHADYFAAGATVATTNTYAIHRDRLTGENESRFADLHALALAEATAARTAHGTGRIAGSIGPLIGSYRPDVHPPHARAAPLYAEVATLLASACDLLICETVASLAHARAVLDGAKQTGLPVWLSITVDDRDGRRLRSGEPVGGILPIAHEGAAAVLVNCSAPEAIHATLAILSRGTLPCGAYANGFERITADFLADKPTVSSLTARDLSPASYATHAMRWIDAGATIVGGCCEVGPAHIAALAQAITAAGHRIV
- a CDS encoding LysE family translocator — translated: MDFHAWTVFALFWIVFVTTPGPNAVNCITTGMALGFWRALPGVAGILTQACLFLTLSALGVTALLTASAAAFTVAKLVGAAFLIWTGIRGWMRAGTPVAEDTRAAGSVYLRGFLIATINPKSVAGYLAAFTQFVQPDVPILAQMGVIVPTALTLTAVSYTTYTALGAGLGRAALGAVFNVWFRRLLALCFILYGVLLGTAHTPGRG
- a CDS encoding GAF domain-containing protein is translated as MKHVDYPLLTQTVAALTEGETDAVALMATLACEVHHADDRFDWTGFYRVTAPELLKIGPYQGGHGCLVIPFSRGVCGAAARTGQVQLVPDVDAFPGHIACASSTRSEIVLPVFDGQGALLGVFDIDSNQPDAFTSADADALTAILAATFSRAR
- a CDS encoding gamma-glutamyltransferase family protein, whose translation is MRDFQIPGRSATFAENGMCATSHPLAAKVAIQILEAGGNAVDAAIAGAVLLGICEPQMTGIGGDCFVLMTPPGSDRIHALNGSGRAPAAYSAADLRAKGHTVVPVSDPAAVTVPGAIDAFCTLSKDWGKLGLKASLAPAIHYARAGVPVSPRVAFDWAMDEGVLQGAARDRFMLNGRVPQPGQMFRAPDQAEVLTRIATEGRAGFYEGEVAEDMVASLNAMGGVHTLDDFAQTQSTWGDPVQGGYGGLDLYEHPPNGQGATAILILNILSQFDIASMDPWGAQRVHIEAEATKLAYDARNRFLSDPDHMTRLDHMLSMDTAKALAALIDPAKALPGHLPGAEAVHKETIYITVVDRDRMAVSLIYSIFHGFGSGIASDKFGILFQNRGAGFSLTEGHANEGGPGKRPMHTIIPGMLQKGGKTIMPFGVMGGAYQSTGHARFVSNVTDFGLDPQAAIDGPRSFAEMGHVKLERGYADTVRAELTDMGHEVVTPDTAIGGAQAILMRDDGVLQGGSDPRKDGCALGY
- a CDS encoding c-type cytochrome; translated protein: MALFKRFGTVLAGTALMATAAFAASHMDPAAEKAVKARQSHMTLYSFNIATLGGMAQDKMPYDAEAAGRAATNLAALASIDQTGYWVEGTDAGTIEGTKAKAEIWSNMADFEEHEQTLATATAALAEVAGTDLDSLKAAFGDVGKACGSCHEDYRVSDK
- a CDS encoding cytochrome c: MRRALSGLALAGIVVLIGGAVATRPQPLADDALIDLTPDAGQGAVIYAAAGCASCHAAADGPANVLSGGKAFVSAFGTFHAPNISQDADQGIGGWSDLQIANAITQGVGADGAHLYPAFPYTAYHKAELQDVVDLIAHLRTLPADPTPSQPHDLGFPFNIRAGLGLWKALYLKDGWVLAEAPSPEVTRGRYLAEALGHCGECHTPRDALGGLDRGAWLSGAPNPSGKGRIPNITPGGLSWSEGEIAEYLSSGFTPDFDTAGGAMAEVVKNTAQLPDTDRAAIAAYLKAVPAVADPPS